Proteins co-encoded in one Callospermophilus lateralis isolate mCalLat2 chromosome 2, mCalLat2.hap1, whole genome shotgun sequence genomic window:
- the LOC143391152 gene encoding NXPE family member 1-like: MFSNAVLQKILLVLTSLLVIAWITSIISQNSTKLWSAINVPISFYHWNISTNCSCSEIKMSPVNTPTETELRIRKILETLNEMIPPRPFPHEDTTTSATHSTATLLNPRDTYCRGDQLDILLEARDHLGRRKEYGGDFLRARMSSPALKAGASGKVTDFHNGTYLVSFTLFWEGQVSLSLLLIHPSEGVSALWRARNQGYDKIIFKGKFVNGTSQVFTECGLTLNSSSELCTYLYGRDQEAFYCKKPQHMPCEALTYMSSTNREISYLSVKEKRLFHKSKVGVEMMKDLKNIDVSHCNKSEKSTEKCQIGTKIPVPGGYTLQGRWITTFCNQIQLDTNNINGCLKGKLIYLLGDSTICQWIYYLPKVVKTLKYFDLHETGSFPKRLLLDAGRHTQIQWKKHGFPIITHNLYSVTDEAYIPREIDLISGDKNTAIAITFGHHFRPFPIDLFIRRAISVRKAIERLFLRSPDTKVIIKTENIREMHVETEWFGDFHGYIQYLILNDIFKDLNVGVIDAWDMTIAYGTNNLHPPDHVIRTQINMFLSYIC, from the exons ATGTTCTCAAATGCAGTGCTTCAGAAAATACTGCTGGTGTTGACATCTCTTTTAGTCATCGCCTGGATAACTTCTATAATTTCTCAAAACTCCACAAAG CTTTGGTCTGCTATAAATGTACCCATCAGCTTTTATCACTGGAACATCTCCACAAACTGTTCATGTTCTGAAATAAAAATGAGCCCTGTAAACACACCAACAGAAACTGAGCTGAGAATAAGGAAGATCCTGGAAACACTAAACGAGATGATCCCGCCCAGACCCTTCCCCCATGAGGACACCACCACCAGTGCCACACACAGCACAGCCACCCTCCTCAACCCTAGGGACACATACTGCAGGGGGGACCAGCTGGACATCCTGCTGGAGGCCAGGGACCACCTGGGACGCAGGAAGGAATATGGAGGGGACTTCCTCAGGGCCAGGatgtcctccccagccctgaaggCAGGAGCCTCAGGAAAGGTGACAGACTTCCACAATGGCACCTACCTTGTCAGCTTCACTCTGTTCTGGGAGGGCCAGGTTTCCCTGTCTCTCCTGCTCATCCACCCCAGTGAAGGGGTGTCGGCTCTCTGGAGGGCAAGGAACCAAGGCtatgataaaattattttcaaaggtAAATTTGTTAATGGCACCTCCCAAGTCTTCACTGAATGTGGCCTGACCCTAAACTCTAGCTCTGAACTGTGCACCTACCTGTATGGGAGAGACCAGGAAGCCTTCTACTGCAAGAAGCCTCAACACATGCCCTGTGAGGCCCTGACCTATATGTCCTCCACGAACCGAGAAATTTCTTATCTTTCTGTCAAGGAGAAAAGGCTTTTCCATAA GTCCAAAGTGGGAGTTGAAATGATGAAAGACCTTAAAAATATTGATGTCTCCCATTGCAACA AGAGTGAAAAGAGCACAGAGAAATGCCAAATTGGAACGAAGATTCCTGTCCCTGGTGGATACACTTTACAAGGAAGGTGGATAACAACATTTTGTAACCAGATTCAACTAGATACAAATAACATCAATGGCTGCTTGAAAGGAAAACTCATTTACCTCCTGGGAGACTCCACAATATGTCAGTGGATCTACTACTTACCCAAAGTTGTAAAAA caCTGAAATATTTTGATCTTCATGAAACCGGATCTTTTCCGAAGCGTTTGCTTCTGGATGCTGGAAGACATACTCAAATTCAATGGAAAAAACATGGCTTTCCTATTATCACTCATAATCTCTACTCTGTGACAGATGAAGCTTACATCCCTCGAGAAATTGACCTAATATCAGGGGATAAAAACACAGCCATTGCGATAACCTTTGGCCACCACTTCAGACCCTTCCCCATTGACCTTTTCATTCGCAGGGCCATCAGTGTTCGAAAAGCTATCGAACGACTATTCCTAAGAAGCCCAGACACTAAAGTGATCATTAAGACAGAAAATATCAGGGAGATGCACGTAGAAACAGAGTGGTTTGGAGACTTCCATGGTTATATTCAGTATCTTATCCTGAATGACATTTTCAAAGACCTCAATGTGGGTGTCATTGATGCCTGGGACATGACCATTGCATATGGCACCAATAATCTCCACCCACCTGATCATGTGATTCGAACTCAGATTAACATGTTCTTAAGCTACATTTGCTAA